One genomic window of Myxococcus xanthus includes the following:
- a CDS encoding class I SAM-dependent methyltransferase, translated as MGGHDARGRMPLSLVAQEPDLLFYTRQAAEHGGPVLVLGAANGRVVWALAGDGYDAVGVDPSGVMIRSAEERRNSEPEDVSRRARFLVADLRSLRLDERFPLVLAPQHALGLMPGKDDLEALLATVRHHLTPDGSFVYDVLNTPREPVIPRDDEAPSAGLEPRRPLFTLHLRERRAPGGPSPIRRLKLRHFTPEELDAALTAAGLVPRERYGRFDGKPFDLEDSRHIGIAGT; from the coding sequence ATGGGTGGTCATGACGCGCGGGGCCGGATGCCACTTTCTCTTGTCGCTCAGGAGCCGGACCTCCTGTTCTACACACGCCAGGCGGCCGAGCATGGCGGGCCCGTGCTGGTGTTGGGAGCCGCCAATGGCCGGGTGGTGTGGGCGCTGGCGGGAGATGGCTATGACGCCGTGGGCGTGGACCCCTCGGGGGTGATGATTCGCTCCGCCGAGGAGCGGCGGAACTCGGAACCCGAGGACGTCTCACGCAGGGCGCGCTTCCTGGTGGCGGACCTCCGCTCGCTGCGCCTGGACGAGCGCTTCCCACTGGTGCTCGCGCCCCAGCACGCGTTGGGGTTGATGCCGGGAAAGGACGACCTGGAGGCGTTGCTCGCCACGGTGCGCCACCACCTCACGCCGGATGGCTCCTTCGTCTACGACGTGCTCAACACGCCCCGCGAGCCCGTGATCCCCCGAGACGACGAGGCGCCCAGCGCCGGCCTGGAGCCTCGCCGCCCGCTCTTCACCCTCCACCTGCGCGAGCGGCGTGCGCCCGGTGGGCCCAGCCCCATCCGCCGCCTCAAGCTGCGGCACTTCACGCCGGAGGAACTGGACGCGGCGCTCACCGCGGCGGGGTTGGTGCCGCGCGAGCGCTACGGCCGCTTCGACGGCAAGCCCTTCGACCTGGAGGACTCGCGCCACATCGGCATCGCCGGAACGTGA
- a CDS encoding sensor histidine kinase, whose amino-acid sequence MSRTPPRFLNFRRTFALLIVLVVVPSAGLSGFGVVAIINERAAVEKRLEAAWRGTLESLSEELPGILASASLEPVNGQLQFILPDGQPVSEPDGAFQLEDGQVRTRDPQLAEALATVVPEAGGLPTEPTVFSLTTGGRAVLVAAERRGSVVHGVRLSVQQLEALLAERVDPRAVSSEPVRFALLPVPREPSEGGLMGRLVSEVAQARASALGPTGLAERVLSSPLQDFRLVVLPTGEDPVARASTRNRVLYGVLLGVFYLTLTFGVVYTGRALYREAQLSRMKTDFVSLVSHELRTPLTSIRMFIETLALGRLKDPAQTQEVLTLLMRETERLSIFVERVLDWARIEGGRKVYQREIVPVSELVNAAVEAFRTQRMEDGVDLTVEVSDGLPALDVDRAAVAGALLNLLQNAYKYSGPDNRRITLQVRGSGKGVDLTVEDNGVGIAPQERTRIFERFYRVDNLLTRRTEGSGLGLAITRRIIETHGGRISVQSEPGKGSRFTIHLPAGKA is encoded by the coding sequence GTGTCCCGCACTCCGCCCCGATTCCTCAACTTCCGGCGCACGTTCGCGCTGCTCATCGTCCTGGTGGTGGTGCCATCCGCCGGCCTGTCCGGCTTCGGGGTGGTGGCCATCATCAACGAGCGCGCGGCCGTGGAGAAACGGCTGGAGGCCGCCTGGCGCGGCACGCTGGAGTCACTGTCGGAGGAACTGCCGGGCATCCTCGCCTCGGCGAGCCTGGAGCCGGTGAATGGCCAACTCCAGTTCATCCTCCCCGACGGGCAGCCCGTGTCGGAGCCGGACGGCGCATTCCAGTTGGAGGACGGACAGGTCCGCACCCGGGACCCCCAGCTGGCGGAGGCGCTCGCCACCGTGGTGCCCGAGGCGGGCGGACTGCCCACCGAGCCCACCGTCTTCTCGCTCACCACGGGCGGGCGCGCGGTGCTGGTGGCCGCCGAGCGACGCGGCAGCGTGGTGCACGGCGTGCGGCTATCGGTGCAGCAGTTGGAGGCCCTGCTGGCCGAGCGCGTGGACCCCCGAGCCGTGTCCAGCGAACCGGTGCGCTTCGCCCTGCTGCCCGTGCCCCGGGAGCCCTCCGAGGGCGGACTGATGGGGCGGCTGGTGTCCGAGGTGGCGCAGGCGCGCGCCAGCGCCCTGGGGCCCACGGGGCTCGCTGAGCGCGTGCTGTCCTCGCCCCTCCAGGACTTCCGGCTGGTGGTGCTGCCCACCGGCGAGGACCCGGTGGCGCGCGCGTCCACGCGCAACCGCGTGCTGTACGGCGTGCTGCTGGGCGTGTTCTACCTGACGCTCACCTTCGGCGTCGTCTACACCGGCCGCGCGCTCTACCGTGAGGCGCAGCTCTCGCGGATGAAGACGGACTTCGTGTCGCTGGTGAGCCACGAGCTGCGCACACCCCTCACGTCCATCCGCATGTTCATCGAGACCCTGGCCCTGGGGCGGCTGAAGGACCCGGCGCAGACGCAGGAGGTGCTCACCCTGCTGATGCGCGAAACGGAACGCCTGTCCATCTTCGTCGAGCGCGTGCTGGACTGGGCGCGCATCGAAGGCGGGCGCAAGGTGTACCAGCGCGAAATCGTGCCGGTGTCGGAACTCGTGAACGCGGCGGTGGAAGCCTTCCGAACCCAGCGCATGGAGGACGGCGTGGACCTGACGGTGGAGGTGTCAGACGGCTTGCCCGCGCTGGACGTGGACCGGGCCGCGGTGGCCGGCGCGCTGCTCAACCTGCTGCAGAATGCCTACAAGTACAGTGGGCCGGACAACCGCCGCATCACCCTCCAGGTCCGGGGCAGCGGCAAGGGCGTGGACCTGACGGTGGAGGACAACGGCGTGGGCATCGCTCCGCAGGAGCGCACTCGCATCTTCGAGCGCTTCTATCGCGTGGACAACCTGCTGACGCGCAGGACGGAAGGCAGCGGGCTGGGGCTGGCCATTACCCGGCGCATCATCGAAACCCACGGAGGCCGCATCTCCGTGCAGAGCGAGCCAGGCAAGGGAAGCCGGTTCACCATCCACCTGCCGGCGGGGAAGGCATGA
- a CDS encoding response regulator transcription factor, with the protein MSDKTRSILVVEDDLSILTGLSMNLRFEGYEVLQAQDGRTGLARALDESPDLVVLDVMLPELNGFEVLKELRQRGRDTPVVVLSAKGMETDKIVGLNLGADDYVVKPFGLQELLARIKAVLRRRYPSAGAGSPPPVTFGDVSVDMAARTVARARTPVELTAQEFKLLAHFLAHPGRTFTREELLSGAWGYHYEGSARTVDNFMRQLRLKFEPDPEAPRHFLTVRGLGYRFER; encoded by the coding sequence ATGAGCGACAAGACGCGGAGCATCCTGGTCGTGGAGGACGACCTGTCCATCCTCACGGGCCTGTCCATGAACCTGCGCTTCGAGGGCTACGAGGTGCTCCAGGCCCAGGATGGCCGCACCGGCCTGGCGCGCGCGCTGGACGAGTCGCCAGACCTGGTGGTGCTGGACGTCATGCTGCCGGAGCTCAATGGCTTCGAGGTCCTCAAGGAGCTGCGCCAGCGCGGCCGGGACACGCCCGTCGTCGTGCTCTCCGCCAAGGGCATGGAGACGGACAAGATTGTCGGCCTCAACCTGGGCGCGGACGACTACGTGGTGAAGCCGTTCGGCCTCCAGGAGCTGCTGGCCCGAATCAAGGCCGTGCTGCGCCGGCGCTACCCCTCCGCGGGGGCGGGTTCGCCGCCGCCGGTGACCTTCGGCGACGTGAGCGTGGACATGGCCGCCCGCACGGTGGCACGCGCGAGGACGCCGGTGGAGCTCACCGCGCAGGAGTTCAAGCTGCTGGCGCACTTCCTCGCGCACCCTGGACGCACCTTCACCCGCGAGGAGCTGCTGTCCGGCGCGTGGGGCTACCACTACGAAGGCAGCGCCCGCACCGTGGACAACTTCATGCGCCAGCTGCGCCTGAAGTTCGAGCCCGACCCGGAAGCCCCCCGCCACTTCCTCACCGTGCGCGGACTGGGCTACCGCTTCGAGCGCTGA
- the hflX gene encoding GTPase HflX, with protein sequence MKEIYGNTLGLKSSEQHRLRNTFRRRVPPHEIVSPELARHLTELSRELNRQVGVLVNRKGEIEHVIVGNAHKLELPDIGRARAGQVRLRGLRLVHTHLKGEPLTKDDLTDLALLRLDCVAAVGVGHEGLPGVLHYAYLIPENGSGDFWHVETLPSVHVAQPDLMDTLGALEEEFNRKAASRKVGGREKAILVAVCLDGNRALAESSLAELKELARTAGVEVIDSVLQVKREADPRYLIGRGKLEELNLRSMQTMVDLLIFDKDLTPSQGRHIGEATSLKILDRSQLILDIFAQRAQSAEGKLQVELAQLKYRLPRLVQSDDSLSRLMGGIGGRGPGETKLEIDRRRVRERITHLEKRIDAIGRERSVRRAQRNRRELPVISIVGYTNAGKSTLLNAITNAEVLAENKLFATLDPTSRRLRFPQEREVIITDTVGFIRDLPKDLVAAFRATLEELYDASLLLHVVDAADPARDEQVEAVENILESLDLMEKPRLMVWNKADLLPPDEVAALLRTRGGVAISAATREGLATLLAKADTTLFAEGATEAIGAI encoded by the coding sequence TTGAAGGAAATCTACGGCAACACCCTGGGCCTCAAGTCGAGCGAACAGCACCGGTTGCGCAACACCTTCCGCCGGCGCGTCCCACCGCACGAAATCGTGTCGCCCGAGCTTGCCCGGCATCTCACCGAGCTGTCGCGTGAGCTGAACCGGCAGGTGGGTGTGCTCGTCAACCGGAAGGGAGAAATCGAGCACGTCATCGTGGGCAACGCTCACAAGCTCGAGCTCCCGGACATCGGCCGCGCCCGCGCGGGCCAGGTGCGTCTGCGTGGCCTCCGCCTGGTCCACACCCACTTGAAGGGCGAGCCGCTCACCAAGGACGACCTCACGGACCTCGCGCTGCTGCGCCTGGACTGCGTGGCGGCCGTTGGCGTGGGCCACGAAGGCCTGCCCGGCGTCCTGCACTACGCCTACCTCATCCCGGAGAACGGCTCCGGCGACTTCTGGCACGTCGAGACGCTGCCCTCCGTCCACGTGGCGCAGCCGGACCTCATGGACACGCTGGGCGCGCTGGAGGAGGAGTTCAACCGCAAGGCGGCGTCGCGCAAGGTGGGCGGCCGTGAGAAGGCCATCCTCGTGGCGGTGTGCCTGGACGGCAACCGCGCCCTGGCCGAGTCCAGCCTGGCGGAGCTGAAGGAGCTGGCGCGCACCGCGGGCGTGGAGGTCATCGACTCCGTGCTCCAGGTGAAGCGCGAGGCGGACCCGCGCTACCTCATCGGCCGCGGCAAGCTGGAGGAGCTCAACCTGCGCTCCATGCAGACCATGGTGGACCTGCTCATCTTCGACAAGGACCTCACCCCGTCCCAGGGCCGCCACATCGGCGAGGCCACCAGCCTCAAGATCCTGGACCGCTCACAGCTCATCCTCGACATCTTCGCGCAGCGCGCGCAGAGCGCCGAGGGCAAGCTCCAGGTGGAGCTGGCACAACTGAAGTACCGGCTGCCACGGCTGGTGCAGAGCGACGATTCGCTCAGCCGGCTCATGGGCGGCATTGGCGGACGAGGCCCAGGCGAGACGAAGCTGGAGATCGACCGCCGCCGCGTGCGCGAGCGAATCACCCACCTGGAGAAGCGCATCGACGCGATTGGCCGGGAGCGCAGCGTGCGCCGGGCCCAGCGCAACCGGCGCGAACTGCCCGTCATCTCCATTGTCGGCTACACCAACGCCGGCAAGTCCACGCTCCTCAACGCGATTACGAACGCAGAGGTGCTGGCGGAGAACAAGCTGTTCGCCACGCTGGACCCCACCAGCCGGCGGCTGCGCTTCCCGCAGGAGCGGGAGGTCATCATCACCGACACGGTGGGCTTCATCCGGGACCTGCCCAAGGACCTGGTCGCCGCCTTCCGCGCCACGCTGGAGGAGCTGTACGACGCCAGCCTGCTGCTCCACGTCGTGGACGCGGCGGACCCCGCCCGCGACGAGCAGGTGGAGGCGGTGGAGAACATCCTCGAGTCGCTCGACTTGATGGAGAAGCCGCGCCTCATGGTGTGGAACAAGGCGGACCTGCTTCCGCCGGACGAAGTGGCGGCGCTGCTGCGCACGCGGGGCGGCGTGGCCATCAGCGCCGCGACCCGCGAGGGCCTGGCGACGCTGCTGGCCAAGGCGGACACCACGCTGTTCGCCGAAGGCGCCACCGAGGCCATCGGCGCCATCTGA
- a CDS encoding c-type cytochrome has product MRRMVLATVLASMLALPACEDRDAQATWTQASGSVALSRDDAFLYVVDSDNGVLAVVDTARREKVGEVKVGLLPERVAVGPDDTVYVSNRGSRSVSVIRRGDWNEAARIAVGVEPVGLSVSPAGDTLYVVNSTALATSSHGSLMAVDTRSLSVRWELPVGDEPRGIALAQGGKRALITRFRQGDLVSVDLTDADRPRVVREQTDLYARANVRDNVAASPNGLSPRLPPADIRFQPRSMSSVAVTPDGERALATVMWAREDPLSPDGTPTAPSGGSLYGGGGPCNTGGVVAPGLVTFDTDTGSPRVDDLDRCRPPPDLSPDFPPSTIISPESTHPIQGPVAAVVDPTGLWAFVVNRETDNVAIIPTGRRSGSDLRSGLGSTVRQLVRVGSGPTGIAMTRDGRKAYVYNAFDHTVTTLVSDGAGGTANIRTDGAPLPIAGDVLAPNEVAGRKLFFSALDSRMASTSVGASCASCHPDGREDGHVWGFPDGPRQTPSLAGRSMTKTGPFHWSGEFSTMRDFLDATVRHRMGGTVLDGVMVAQLSDFIDVLPAPDNPHRADVLTDAQTRGEAVFRKAACDTCHGGAHFTLNTQADVGTFVTSGLLQDDPVVRKQGLNTPSLLGLARTAPYLHDGSAVSLKDRLMQGRESNRHGMTAQLTDTEVDDLVEYLLTL; this is encoded by the coding sequence ATGAGACGGATGGTCCTGGCCACGGTGTTGGCCTCGATGCTCGCGCTTCCGGCGTGTGAAGACCGCGACGCCCAGGCGACCTGGACCCAGGCGTCGGGCTCGGTGGCGCTCAGCCGGGATGACGCCTTTCTCTACGTGGTGGACTCGGACAATGGCGTCCTCGCCGTGGTGGACACGGCGCGTCGTGAAAAGGTGGGCGAGGTGAAGGTGGGCCTCCTTCCCGAGCGCGTGGCGGTGGGGCCGGACGACACCGTCTACGTCTCCAATCGCGGCTCGCGCAGCGTGTCCGTCATCCGCCGGGGGGACTGGAACGAGGCGGCCCGCATCGCGGTGGGGGTGGAGCCCGTGGGCCTGTCGGTGTCGCCCGCCGGGGACACGCTGTACGTGGTGAACAGCACCGCGCTGGCGACGTCGAGCCACGGCTCGTTGATGGCGGTGGACACACGCTCGCTGTCGGTGCGCTGGGAATTGCCGGTGGGGGATGAGCCCCGGGGCATTGCGCTGGCGCAGGGCGGCAAGCGCGCGCTCATCACCCGCTTTCGCCAGGGCGACCTGGTCTCCGTGGACCTGACGGACGCGGACCGGCCCCGGGTGGTGCGTGAGCAGACGGACCTGTACGCGCGCGCCAACGTCCGGGACAACGTGGCCGCGTCCCCGAACGGGCTGTCGCCGCGGCTTCCGCCCGCGGACATCCGCTTCCAGCCGCGCAGCATGTCGAGCGTCGCGGTGACGCCGGATGGAGAGCGCGCGCTGGCGACGGTGATGTGGGCGCGGGAGGACCCGTTGTCTCCAGACGGGACGCCCACGGCGCCGAGCGGGGGCTCGCTCTACGGCGGTGGTGGGCCCTGCAACACGGGCGGCGTGGTGGCGCCAGGGCTGGTCACCTTCGACACGGACACGGGCTCGCCCCGGGTGGATGACCTGGACCGGTGCCGTCCGCCGCCGGACCTGTCACCGGACTTCCCGCCCTCCACCATCATCAGCCCGGAGTCGACGCACCCCATCCAGGGGCCGGTGGCGGCGGTGGTGGACCCGACGGGCCTGTGGGCCTTCGTGGTGAACCGGGAGACGGACAACGTCGCCATCATCCCCACGGGGCGCCGTTCGGGCTCGGACCTGAGGTCGGGCCTGGGCAGCACGGTGCGCCAGTTGGTGCGCGTGGGCTCCGGCCCCACCGGCATCGCGATGACGCGGGATGGGCGCAAGGCCTATGTCTACAACGCGTTCGACCACACAGTGACGACGCTGGTGAGCGACGGCGCGGGTGGCACCGCCAACATCCGCACGGACGGCGCGCCGCTGCCCATCGCCGGGGACGTGCTGGCGCCCAACGAGGTGGCGGGCCGCAAGCTGTTCTTCAGCGCGCTGGACTCGCGCATGGCCAGTACGTCGGTGGGCGCGTCGTGCGCGAGCTGCCATCCCGATGGCCGCGAGGACGGCCACGTCTGGGGCTTCCCGGACGGGCCTCGTCAGACGCCCAGCCTCGCGGGCCGGAGCATGACGAAGACGGGGCCGTTCCACTGGAGCGGCGAGTTCTCCACCATGCGGGACTTCCTCGACGCGACGGTGCGCCACCGCATGGGTGGGACGGTGCTGGACGGCGTCATGGTGGCGCAGCTGTCCGACTTCATCGACGTGCTGCCCGCGCCGGACAACCCGCACAGGGCCGACGTCCTCACCGACGCGCAGACACGCGGCGAGGCCGTGTTCCGCAAGGCCGCGTGTGACACCTGCCACGGAGGGGCGCACTTCACCCTCAACACGCAGGCCGACGTGGGCACCTTCGTCACCTCGGGGCTGCTCCAGGATGACCCGGTGGTGCGCAAGCAGGGGCTCAACACGCCGTCGCTGTTGGGGCTGGCCCGCACCGCGCCGTACCTGCATGACGGCAGCGCCGTGTCGCTGAAGGACCGGCTGATGCAGGGCCGCGAGTCGAACCGGCACGGCATGACGGCGCAGCTCACCGACACCGAGGTCGACGACCTGGTGGAGTACCTGCTCACGCTGTAG
- a CDS encoding NAD(P)H-dependent glycerol-3-phosphate dehydrogenase, translating to MRGSVIGSGSFGTALANVLAVNCEEVRLWGRESSVVEAINTQHENPTYLKGIPISERVRATNDLQEALVGSELVVLATPSHATREVVAKAQAYLPRHVPIVTVSKGIENGTLLTMTELLEDCLPEEFHPYLAVLSGPSFAKELARRMPTVVTIASHWDKVALRCQKALQTETFRSYTSTDVVGVQYGGALKNVIAIAAGMADGLGMGHNARAAIITRGLAEITRLAVRKGANPLTLSGLSGMGDLVLTCTGELSRNRHVGMELGKGRKLPDILADMKEVAEGVKTARSAHELELKTGVELPICHQVYLIAHEGKSARTAVVDLMTRQPKSELAGV from the coding sequence ATGCGTGGCAGTGTCATCGGCTCCGGCTCCTTCGGTACCGCCCTGGCGAACGTGCTCGCGGTCAATTGCGAGGAGGTTCGTCTGTGGGGTCGTGAGTCCTCCGTGGTGGAGGCCATCAACACCCAGCACGAAAACCCCACCTACCTGAAGGGCATCCCCATCTCGGAGCGCGTGCGCGCCACGAATGACCTCCAGGAGGCGCTCGTGGGCTCGGAGTTGGTGGTGCTGGCCACGCCCAGCCACGCCACGCGCGAGGTGGTGGCGAAGGCCCAGGCGTACCTGCCGCGCCATGTCCCCATCGTTACGGTGTCGAAGGGCATCGAGAACGGGACGCTGCTGACGATGACGGAGCTCCTGGAGGACTGCCTGCCGGAGGAGTTCCACCCGTACCTCGCGGTGCTGTCCGGCCCCAGCTTCGCCAAGGAGCTGGCGCGGCGCATGCCCACGGTGGTGACCATCGCCTCCCACTGGGACAAGGTGGCGCTGCGCTGCCAGAAGGCGCTGCAGACGGAGACGTTCCGCAGCTACACCTCCACGGACGTGGTGGGCGTGCAGTACGGCGGCGCGCTGAAGAACGTCATCGCGATTGCCGCTGGCATGGCGGACGGCCTAGGCATGGGCCACAACGCGCGCGCGGCCATCATCACCCGCGGCCTGGCGGAGATTACGCGCCTGGCGGTGCGCAAGGGCGCCAACCCGCTGACGCTCTCCGGTCTGTCCGGCATGGGCGACCTGGTGCTGACGTGCACCGGCGAGCTGAGCCGCAACCGGCACGTGGGGATGGAGCTGGGCAAGGGCCGCAAGCTGCCGGACATCCTCGCGGACATGAAGGAAGTGGCCGAAGGTGTGAAGACGGCCCGCAGTGCGCACGAACTGGAGCTCAAGACGGGCGTGGAGCTGCCCATCTGCCACCAGGTGTACCTGATTGCCCACGAGGGCAAGAGCGCGCGCACGGCGGTGGTGGACCTGATGACGCGCCAGCCGAAGTCGGAGCTGGCGGGCGTCTGA
- the proB gene encoding glutamate 5-kinase → MSSISTGRTALRSARRVVVKIGTNALTNATGRFNRQHFDALGQDLLWAAQGRELVVVSSGAIALGVERLGLPSRPRDIPGKQACAAVGQSRLVQAYEEAFAAHGKAVAQVLLTHEDVQERRRYLNVKHTLERLLTAGVVPVINENDTVSVDELKFGDNDTLAGLVAGVVDADALVLLSDVEGLYTGDPRRDAGAELLATVMQVTPEVLALATGTSSGVGTGGMSTKVRAAARASDSGIHCVITSGAVPGRLRAVLEGADVGTHFEPTGSRRSARAAWIAHALRARGTLTVDAGAREAIVTGKRSLLPSGVRGVEGDFGRGDPVDLVDAEGAVFARGLAAYDANELRRIAGHRTADIEAVLGYRYLDEAVHRDDLAVL, encoded by the coding sequence GTGAGTTCGATTTCCACGGGACGCACCGCCCTACGCTCCGCCCGGCGGGTGGTGGTGAAAATCGGCACCAACGCGCTGACGAACGCCACCGGACGTTTCAACCGTCAGCACTTCGATGCGCTGGGCCAGGATTTGTTGTGGGCCGCGCAGGGCCGCGAGCTGGTGGTGGTGTCCAGCGGGGCCATTGCCCTGGGGGTCGAGCGGCTGGGCCTGCCCTCGCGCCCTCGCGACATCCCGGGCAAGCAGGCGTGCGCGGCGGTGGGGCAGAGCCGGCTGGTGCAGGCCTACGAAGAGGCCTTCGCCGCGCATGGGAAGGCGGTGGCCCAGGTGCTGCTCACCCACGAGGACGTGCAGGAGCGCCGCCGCTACCTCAACGTGAAGCACACCCTGGAGCGGTTGCTGACGGCGGGCGTCGTCCCCGTCATCAACGAGAACGACACCGTCTCCGTGGACGAGCTGAAGTTCGGTGACAACGACACGCTGGCGGGGCTGGTGGCCGGCGTGGTGGATGCCGACGCGCTCGTCCTGCTGTCGGATGTGGAGGGCCTCTACACCGGAGACCCCCGGCGCGACGCAGGCGCGGAGCTGCTGGCCACGGTGATGCAGGTGACGCCCGAGGTCCTGGCGCTCGCCACCGGTACGAGCAGCGGGGTGGGGACGGGCGGGATGAGCACCAAGGTGCGGGCGGCCGCGCGCGCGTCCGATTCCGGCATTCACTGCGTGATTACGTCCGGCGCCGTGCCCGGCCGCCTGCGCGCCGTCCTGGAAGGCGCGGACGTGGGGACCCACTTCGAACCCACCGGCAGCCGCCGCAGTGCCCGCGCCGCGTGGATTGCCCATGCCCTGCGCGCACGCGGGACGCTCACGGTGGATGCCGGCGCGCGCGAGGCCATTGTCACCGGCAAGCGCAGCCTGCTGCCCAGCGGCGTTCGCGGCGTGGAGGGGGACTTCGGGCGCGGAGACCCGGTGGACCTGGTGGACGCGGAGGGGGCCGTGTTCGCGCGGGGGCTGGCGGCCTACGACGCCAACGAGCTGCGACGCATCGCCGGACATCGCACGGCGGACATCGAAGCGGTGCTGGGCTACCGCTACCTCGACGAGGCCGTGCACCGCGACGACCTGGCCGTGCTGTAG
- a CDS encoding helix-turn-helix transcriptional regulator: MDRTERILDLVALLLDAREPISWAELREHFPGDYGGSDDAAERKFERDKAELVELGFPLTYVQGDDERRDGYIVDRDAYYLPEADLSKEELAVLYAAGSAALASGAFPGRDDLAHALRKIGFFAGQSLPTPRVRMELGSVHEGQEKEISARLEQLWDACAARKWVDLTYASPKQAGTTQRRVDPYGLALRRGAWTLVGYCHLRKELRTFHVHRIRELKVNTARPRTPDFQVPADFSLEAHVAYFPWQHRFHEQEEVVLHLSGTLASRAASLLPGATLEPAEEGAVRARLPVTFVDGLMRFCLALGPDCRVEGPERAQARLREMASRIVSCHDDSLDKVST, encoded by the coding sequence ATGGACCGCACTGAACGCATCCTCGACCTCGTGGCCCTTCTGCTCGACGCACGCGAGCCCATCTCCTGGGCCGAGCTGCGCGAGCACTTCCCTGGTGACTACGGCGGCTCCGATGATGCCGCCGAGCGCAAGTTCGAGCGCGACAAGGCGGAGCTGGTGGAGCTGGGCTTTCCGCTGACGTACGTGCAAGGAGATGACGAGCGCCGGGACGGCTACATCGTCGACCGGGACGCCTACTACCTCCCGGAGGCGGACCTCTCCAAGGAGGAGCTGGCCGTGCTCTACGCCGCCGGCTCCGCGGCGCTGGCGTCGGGGGCCTTCCCGGGCCGGGATGACCTGGCGCACGCGCTGCGGAAGATCGGCTTCTTCGCCGGTCAATCCCTGCCTACACCCCGGGTGCGCATGGAGCTGGGCTCCGTGCATGAGGGCCAGGAGAAGGAGATCTCCGCGCGCCTGGAGCAGCTCTGGGATGCGTGCGCGGCCCGCAAGTGGGTGGACCTGACGTATGCCAGCCCCAAGCAGGCGGGCACCACGCAGCGGCGGGTGGACCCGTATGGCCTGGCGCTGCGCCGCGGCGCCTGGACGCTGGTGGGGTACTGCCACCTGCGCAAGGAATTGCGGACCTTCCACGTCCACCGGATTCGCGAACTCAAGGTGAACACGGCGCGCCCGCGCACACCGGACTTCCAGGTGCCGGCGGACTTCTCGCTGGAGGCCCACGTGGCGTACTTCCCGTGGCAGCACCGCTTCCATGAGCAGGAGGAGGTGGTGCTCCACCTGTCGGGCACGCTCGCCTCGCGGGCCGCGAGCCTGTTGCCCGGCGCCACGCTGGAGCCGGCGGAGGAGGGGGCGGTGCGGGCGCGGCTGCCGGTCACGTTCGTGGACGGCCTGATGCGCTTCTGCCTGGCGCTGGGGCCGGACTGCCGCGTGGAGGGCCCGGAGCGGGCGCAGGCGCGTCTGCGGGAGATGGCCTCGCGCATCGTGTCGTGCCACGACGATTCGCTGGACAAGGTGAGCACATGA
- a CDS encoding helix-turn-helix transcriptional regulator yields the protein MSNVHERLRRLLFLVPYVSKHPGVTVDALARALNISREDLLEELDLLTCVGRPPFNPDDYIDIYVDNDRVYVDLDQRLFAPPRLTPGEAAALAASAELLRPATGDALQSALQKLERVLPPATRERYREMYRKIDASTEAPQALGPLTRAIIERLEVTFGYASPGRSPEPRTVRPYELLSHRGQWYLQGYCHTRQDARLFRLDRMEDILVTDVSFQPPADARADVPNPARGLTDSSVRVRFSPVAAPYVKERFGQDARPLADGGVEVLVAGDSERWLTQWVLSFGGEAQVMEPASARAAVARAARASVGL from the coding sequence ATGAGCAACGTCCACGAGCGGCTCCGCCGCCTGCTGTTCCTGGTTCCCTACGTCTCCAAGCACCCCGGCGTCACGGTGGACGCGCTCGCGCGCGCCCTCAACATCAGCCGCGAGGACCTGCTGGAGGAGCTGGACCTGCTCACCTGCGTGGGCCGGCCGCCCTTCAACCCGGACGACTACATCGACATCTACGTGGACAACGACCGCGTCTACGTGGACCTGGACCAGCGCCTCTTCGCGCCGCCCCGGTTGACGCCGGGCGAGGCCGCGGCGCTGGCCGCGTCGGCGGAGCTGCTGCGGCCGGCCACGGGGGACGCATTGCAGAGCGCCCTCCAGAAGCTGGAGCGCGTGCTGCCGCCCGCCACCCGCGAGCGTTACCGGGAGATGTACCGGAAGATTGATGCGTCCACGGAGGCGCCCCAGGCCCTGGGGCCGCTCACCCGGGCCATCATCGAGCGCCTGGAGGTGACGTTCGGCTATGCCAGCCCCGGCCGGTCGCCGGAGCCGCGCACCGTGCGCCCCTACGAGCTGCTCAGCCACCGGGGGCAGTGGTATCTGCAGGGCTACTGCCACACCCGGCAGGACGCGCGCCTGTTCCGCCTGGACCGGATGGAGGACATCCTCGTCACGGACGTGTCCTTCCAGCCGCCCGCGGACGCCCGGGCGGACGTGCCCAACCCGGCGCGGGGCCTGACGGACTCCTCGGTGCGCGTGCGCTTCTCCCCCGTGGCCGCACCCTATGTGAAGGAGCGCTTCGGCCAGGACGCCCGCCCGCTTGCCGACGGGGGCGTGGAGGTGCTGGTGGCGGGGGACAGCGAACGCTGGCTCACCCAGTGGGTCCTGTCTTTCGGTGGCGAGGCGCAGGTCATGGAACCGGCCTCCGCGCGCGCGGCCGTTGCCCGAGCGGCGCGGGCCTCTGTAGGATTGTAA